In the genome of Bremerella sp. P1, the window CACGTGCTTTAACGACTCGACCATGAAACAATTGGTCGACATGACCAAAGAGCAGCGTCTGGCCCATCTGGCAGAAGCCAAGATCGCTTGGATCTATGTCCACTGGGGTGAAATCGAGCGATTCCGCAGCCCGGGCAACTATGGATTTCCGGGCGATGTTACCCGCGATTTGTTTGCGCAAATGGAGAGTCAGGGGGTTCTGGAGCGAACCGAGTACCAACAGGGCAATCCAGAGAACCCTGCGGTAATTATTTATCGCGTTCTGCCGGCAAGCGGCCCGTAGGTCTGGCTTGCTCCGATTGTCATTCTGGCATAGGCTGAAGGCTTGGACGAACTGATTCTTCCCCCTTAGTCCGTGACGAATTAGCCATGATGGATGGATCCTCCTCACTCGCCCGAGATAGGCGACCCGACGGTGATGCCGCGCAGCTTGCCGGCAACGCTCCAACTCTTTCGACCGCCATGGAGCGCACCTCGAACTGGCTACTCTCTCAGCAAGCGTCCGAAGGGTATTGGTGCGCGGAGCTGGAAGGGGATTCCATTCTTCAAAGCGAGTTCCTCCTGCTGTTGGCGTGGGCTGGTCGCGAAGATTCTGATATCGCCCGGCGCGTATCCAAAAAGCTGCTCCAGCAGCAGCGAGAAGATGGTACCTGGGCTCAGTATCCGGAAGCCAAGATCGACATCAGTTCGAGTGTCAAAGCATACTTCGCCCTGAAACTCACCGGCCACCAAGCCTCGGCCGACTACATGGTGAAAGCTCGGGATGCCATCCTCGAAGCTGGCGGGGCCGACGCCGTGAACAGCTTCACCCGGCTGTACCTGGCCCTGTTAGGTCAGATCCCCATGGAGATCTGTCCGGCCATTCCACCGGAAATGATCCTCCTGCCCAGCTGGCTTCCGCTGAACATCTACCGCATGAGCAGCTGGTCGCGAACGATTTTTATTCCGCTGGCCATCTGCTGGGCGCTCCGTCCGGTCGTCGATCGCTCGGAAGAGTGCTCGATCAAAGAACTGTTTATCAAACCGCCCCACCAGTGGCCTGAGCTTCGCTGCCCAGGACAGGAAAAAGCGAAGGGGCTATTCACGTGGGATCGTTTCTTCCGCACAGCCGACAGTTGCCTGAAGCAAATCGAGAAGCTCCGCCTTCGTCCACTACGATCTCGTGCGCTCAAGCTGTGCGAAAAGTGGATCCTCGATCGCATGCCCAAAAGCGACGGGCTCGGGGCCATTTTCCCACCGATCCTCTGGAGCATCGTGGCGTTCAAAGCCCTTGGCTATGACGACGATCATCAGGCCGTCCAGTATTGCTGGGCCGAGATTGATAAGCTGATGCTCCACGATGACGAAGCCGAGACGACTCGCATTCAACCGTGCAAAAGCCCCGTCTGGGATACAACCATCACTCTGCGAGCCTTGGCGACTGCTCGCCATGGGGCCGACGAACCACGGATGCGGAAAGCGATCGATTGGATGCTTTCCAAAGAAGTCCGCAGCCAAGGCGACTGGACCAACAATGTCCGCTGTGAGCCTGGCGGCTGGTACTTTGAATTCAACAACGAGTTCTATCCGGATCTCGATGATACGGCGATGGCGTTGATGGCCCTGCAGGAACAACTGGCCGAGTGTGGCGTTTCGCTGGAAGTGCACCCCGGCCAGTCGTGGGAAAATACCACGATCGTCACGACCTCGAACAAGGTCTCTGCCGACAATGCCGTTAGTCAAGCAATGCTGCTGGATAAGGTCTCTGGTGCCACCAAGCGAGCGTTGGCCTGGAGCGCCGAGATGCAGAATCACGACGGCGGCTGGGGAGCATTCGACAAAAACAACGACGCCGAATTCCTGTGTAAGGTCCCCTTCGCCGATCATAACGCGATGATCGATCCTAGCTGGCCTGACTTGTCCGCCCGCGTGATCGAAGCGTACGGCCTACTTGGGGTGACCCAAAGCAGCCATGGCAAACTGGGAGACGTGGTCCGCAAAGCGATCACTTACATCCGCGATAATCAGCACGAAGATGGATCCTGGTTTGGCCGCTGGGGCGTGAACTATGTCTACGGAACCTGGCAATGCCTGGTCGGGCTGACCGCCGTTGGGATTCCTACGGATGACGAAGCGGTCCAGCGTGGGGCCCAGTGGCTACTCGATACCCAACAGCAGTCCGGTGCTTGGGGCGAAACGTGTGACAGCTACGAAAACCCCAACCTCAAAGGGATCGGCACGCCGACTCCATCCCAGACAGCCTGGGCACTTTTGGGGCTGATCGCCGCTGGCCATGAAGATAGCGATGCCGTTCGCAAAGGGATCAATTACTTGCTGTCGACGCAGAAGGA includes:
- a CDS encoding terpene cyclase/mutase family protein, with the translated sequence MMDGSSSLARDRRPDGDAAQLAGNAPTLSTAMERTSNWLLSQQASEGYWCAELEGDSILQSEFLLLLAWAGREDSDIARRVSKKLLQQQREDGTWAQYPEAKIDISSSVKAYFALKLTGHQASADYMVKARDAILEAGGADAVNSFTRLYLALLGQIPMEICPAIPPEMILLPSWLPLNIYRMSSWSRTIFIPLAICWALRPVVDRSEECSIKELFIKPPHQWPELRCPGQEKAKGLFTWDRFFRTADSCLKQIEKLRLRPLRSRALKLCEKWILDRMPKSDGLGAIFPPILWSIVAFKALGYDDDHQAVQYCWAEIDKLMLHDDEAETTRIQPCKSPVWDTTITLRALATARHGADEPRMRKAIDWMLSKEVRSQGDWTNNVRCEPGGWYFEFNNEFYPDLDDTAMALMALQEQLAECGVSLEVHPGQSWENTTIVTTSNKVSADNAVSQAMLLDKVSGATKRALAWSAEMQNHDGGWGAFDKNNDAEFLCKVPFADHNAMIDPSWPDLSARVIEAYGLLGVTQSSHGKLGDVVRKAITYIRDNQHEDGSWFGRWGVNYVYGTWQCLVGLTAVGIPTDDEAVQRGAQWLLDTQQQSGAWGETCDSYENPNLKGIGTPTPSQTAWALLGLIAAGHEDSDAVRKGINYLLSTQKEDGTWDEEPYTGTGFPQVFYLRYHYYRIYFPLLALATWAKKLSETKEGSR